In Pyxicephalus adspersus chromosome 12, UCB_Pads_2.0, whole genome shotgun sequence, a genomic segment contains:
- the LOC140342170 gene encoding SLAM family member 9-like isoform X2: protein MVIKNLQNILIVLFLWIWLMCEAHNDETRVIFGTEGGNVTLQLNGDDVEDVSWVYDDHVRVETKPGKPIKIRDPDHKGNMVAAEDASLVILNLSLEDQKMYSASLQLKGTQESYTIHYDLKIYKILSEEDIHLQHNNTNNDPCSVFITCVVKYPNVNITWTKNSSLNLTCNVLYIEDALSSRNVTCNAWNPISNVTKTVRPSEYCEGKKTGGGRQVHVGVIVGIVFVLVVGIGGLIFWKRRQGEEVRPVT from the exons ATGGTGATAAAGAATTTGCAGAACATCCTCATCGTCTTATTCCTTTGGATAT GGCTGATGTGTGAAGCTCACAACGATGAAACGAGAGTAATATTTGGCACCGAGGGAGGAAATGTTACATTACAGCTCAACGGGGACGATGTCGAAGACGTGTCATGGGTGTACGATGATCATGTGAGGGTTGAAACAAAGCCGGGGAAACCGATCAAGATTCGGGATCCTGACCACAAAGGAAATATGGTGGCCGCTGAAGACGCTTCTTTAGTAATACTGAATCTCAGCCTGGAAGATCAGAAAATGTACAGTGCAAGTCTACAGCTGAAAGGAACACAGGAAAGCTATACCATACATTATGACCTGAAAATATACA AGATCTTATCAGAAGAAGACATCCATTTACAGCACAACAACACCAACAATGATCCTTGTAGTGTTTTTATCACTTGTGTGGTGAAATATCCCAACGTGAACATCACCTGGACAAAAAACAGTTCCCTCAACCTTACTTGTAACGTTCTGTATATAGAAGATGCTCTTTCAAGCCGCAATGTCACCTGTAACGCATGGAACCCCATCAGTAACGTCACCAAGACTGTCCGCCCTTCCGAGTATTGTGAAG GAAAGAAGACTGGTGGTGGAAGGCAAGTGCATGTTGGGGTCATTGTTGGTATCGTTTTTGTTCTTGTAGTGGGCATCGGTGGCCTTATATTCTGGAAAAGAAGGCAG GGTGAAGAAGTACGGCCCGTGACCTGA
- the LOC140342170 gene encoding SLAM family member 9-like isoform X3, with amino-acid sequence MKQRSGYFSLLCHLFLYGTIGLMCEAHNDETRVIFGTEGGNVTLQLNGDDVEDVSWVYDDHVRVETKPGKPIKIRDPDHKGNMVAAEDASLVILNLSLEDQKMYSASLQLKGTQESYTIHYDLKIYKILSEEDIHLQHNNTNNDPCSVFITCVVKYPNVNITWTKNSSLNLTCNVLYIEDALSSRNVTCNAWNPISNVTKTVRPSEYCEGKKTGGGRQVHVGVIVGIVFVLVVGIGGLIFWKRRQMS; translated from the exons ATGAAACAAAGAAGTGGCTACTTTTCCCTGCTCTGCCACTTGTTCCTTTACGGGACAATCG GGCTGATGTGTGAAGCTCACAACGATGAAACGAGAGTAATATTTGGCACCGAGGGAGGAAATGTTACATTACAGCTCAACGGGGACGATGTCGAAGACGTGTCATGGGTGTACGATGATCATGTGAGGGTTGAAACAAAGCCGGGGAAACCGATCAAGATTCGGGATCCTGACCACAAAGGAAATATGGTGGCCGCTGAAGACGCTTCTTTAGTAATACTGAATCTCAGCCTGGAAGATCAGAAAATGTACAGTGCAAGTCTACAGCTGAAAGGAACACAGGAAAGCTATACCATACATTATGACCTGAAAATATACA AGATCTTATCAGAAGAAGACATCCATTTACAGCACAACAACACCAACAATGATCCTTGTAGTGTTTTTATCACTTGTGTGGTGAAATATCCCAACGTGAACATCACCTGGACAAAAAACAGTTCCCTCAACCTTACTTGTAACGTTCTGTATATAGAAGATGCTCTTTCAAGCCGCAATGTCACCTGTAACGCATGGAACCCCATCAGTAACGTCACCAAGACTGTCCGCCCTTCCGAGTATTGTGAAG GAAAGAAGACTGGTGGTGGAAGGCAAGTGCATGTTGGGGTCATTGTTGGTATCGTTTTTGTTCTTGTAGTGGGCATCGGTGGCCTTATATTCTGGAAAAGAAGGCAG ATGTCCTAA
- the LOC140342170 gene encoding SLAM family member 9-like isoform X1, which produces MKQRSGYFSLLCHLFLYGTIGLMCEAHNDETRVIFGTEGGNVTLQLNGDDVEDVSWVYDDHVRVETKPGKPIKIRDPDHKGNMVAAEDASLVILNLSLEDQKMYSASLQLKGTQESYTIHYDLKIYKILSEEDIHLQHNNTNNDPCSVFITCVVKYPNVNITWTKNSSLNLTCNVLYIEDALSSRNVTCNAWNPISNVTKTVRPSEYCEGKKTGGGRQVHVGVIVGIVFVLVVGIGGLIFWKRRQGEEVRPVT; this is translated from the exons ATGAAACAAAGAAGTGGCTACTTTTCCCTGCTCTGCCACTTGTTCCTTTACGGGACAATCG GGCTGATGTGTGAAGCTCACAACGATGAAACGAGAGTAATATTTGGCACCGAGGGAGGAAATGTTACATTACAGCTCAACGGGGACGATGTCGAAGACGTGTCATGGGTGTACGATGATCATGTGAGGGTTGAAACAAAGCCGGGGAAACCGATCAAGATTCGGGATCCTGACCACAAAGGAAATATGGTGGCCGCTGAAGACGCTTCTTTAGTAATACTGAATCTCAGCCTGGAAGATCAGAAAATGTACAGTGCAAGTCTACAGCTGAAAGGAACACAGGAAAGCTATACCATACATTATGACCTGAAAATATACA AGATCTTATCAGAAGAAGACATCCATTTACAGCACAACAACACCAACAATGATCCTTGTAGTGTTTTTATCACTTGTGTGGTGAAATATCCCAACGTGAACATCACCTGGACAAAAAACAGTTCCCTCAACCTTACTTGTAACGTTCTGTATATAGAAGATGCTCTTTCAAGCCGCAATGTCACCTGTAACGCATGGAACCCCATCAGTAACGTCACCAAGACTGTCCGCCCTTCCGAGTATTGTGAAG GAAAGAAGACTGGTGGTGGAAGGCAAGTGCATGTTGGGGTCATTGTTGGTATCGTTTTTGTTCTTGTAGTGGGCATCGGTGGCCTTATATTCTGGAAAAGAAGGCAG GGTGAAGAAGTACGGCCCGTGACCTGA
- the VANGL2 gene encoding vang-like protein 2 gives MDNESQYSGYSYKSGQSRSSRKHRERRDRHRSKSRDGSSRGDKSVTIQAPGEPLLDNESTRGDDRDDNWGETTTVVTGTSEHSISHDDITRITKDMEDSANLDCSRHLGVIVGGALAFVSFLTPIAFMLLPKILPWDLEACGTPCEGLFISVAFKLLILLVGSWALFFRRPKAFFPRVFVFRALIMVLIFLLVVSYWLFYAVRILTTAERNYQGIVQYAVSLVDALLFVHYLAVVLLELRQLQPQFTIKVVRSTDGASRHYNVGHLSIQRVAVWILENYYHDFPVYNPALLNLPKSILNKKMSGFKVYSLGEENSTNNSTGQSRAVIAAAARRRDNSHNEYYYEEAEHERRVRKRKARLVVAVEEAFTHIKRLQEDDQKNPREIMDPREAAQAIFASMARAMQKYLRTTKQQPYHTMESILQHLEFCITHDMTPKAFLERYLGPGPTIQYHKDRWLAKQWTLVSEEPVTNGLKDGVVFVLKRQDFSLVVSTKKIPFFKLSEEFVDPKSHKFVMRLQSETSV, from the exons ATGGACAACGAGTCCCAATATTCTGGGTACTCCTACAAGTCGGGGCAGTCCCGAAGTTCACGCAAGCACAG AGAACGGAGGGATCGTCATCGGTCTAAAAGCAGGGATGGCAGCAGTCGGGGCGATAAGTCAGTCACCATCCAAGCTCCGGGAGAGCCCTTGCTAGACAACGAGTCAACGAGAGGAGATGACCGG GATGACAACTGGGGAGAAACCACCACCGTGGTCACCGGGACCTCCGAACACAGCATATCCCATGATGACATTACTCGTATCACTAAGGACATGGAGGACAGTGCCAACCTGGACTGCTCACGCCACTTGGGTGTCATTGTTGGTGGAGCCTTGGCCTTTGTTTCATTCCTCACCCCCATTGCCTTCATGCTGTTGCCCAAAATCTTACCGTGGGATCTGGAAGCTTGCGGCACACCCTGTGAGGGTCTCTTCATCTCCGTGGCCTTCAAACTCCTCATCCTCCTGGTAGGGAGCTGGGCGCTCTTCTTTCGACGCCCCAAGGCCTTCTTCCCAAGGGTGTTCGTCTTCCGGGCGCTCATCATGGTGCTCATTTTCTTGCTGGTGGTGTCCTACTGGCTCTTCTATGCTGTCCGTATCCTCACCACCGCCGAGCGGAATTACCAGGGGATAGTACAATACGCCGTGTCGCTAGTGGATGCTTTGCTTTTTGTTCACTACTTGGCGGTAGTCTTGCTGGAATTACGGCAACTGCAACCACAATTCACCATCAAAGTGGTTCGGTCTACGGACGGGGCAAGCAGGCACTACAATGTCGGCCACTTAAG TATCCAGCGAGTCGCTGTATGGATTTTGGAAAATTATTATCACGACTTCCCCGTCTACAACCCTGCCCTCCTGAACCTGCCAAAATCCATCCTGAACAAGAAAATGTCTGGATTCAAGGTCTACTCGCTTGGAGAGG AGAATTCTACTAACAACTCCACAGGGCAGTCTCGGGCAGTAATAGCAGCAGCGGCAAGGAGGCGAGACAACAGTCACAATGAGTATTACTATGAAGAGGCAGAACATGAGAGAAGAGTGCGTAAGCGGAAAGCCAG GTTGGTGGTGGCTGTAGAAGAGGCCTTCACCCACATCAAGCGTCTCCAAGAAGATGACCAGAAGAACCCACGTGAGATCATGGATCCCCGGGAGGCCGCCCAGGCCATCTTTGCTTCCATGGCCAGAGCCATGCAGAAATATCTGCGTACAACGAAACAGCAACCATACCACACGATGGAGAGCATTCTCCAACACCTGGAATTCTGCATCACGCATGATATGACACCAAAG GCCTTTCTGGAGCGGTATTTGGGCCCCGGTCCTACCATACAGTATCACAAAGACCGCTGGCTAGCCAAGCAATGGACATTGGTCAGCGAGGAACCGGTAACCAACGGGTTGAAAGACGGCGTTGTGTTCGTCCTGAAGAGGCAAGACTTCAGCTTGGTGGTCAGCACCAAAAAGATCCCTTTCTTTAAGCTCTCAGAGGAATTTGTAGACCCCAAATCTCATAAATTCGTCATGAGGCTTCAGTCGGAGACTTCCGTTTGA